One genomic window of Spirochaetae bacterium HGW-Spirochaetae-1 includes the following:
- a CDS encoding DedA family protein — protein MELLATILTNAAPYVHFISFALLVLAGFSFPISEDLVFIISASIAATIIPENTYYIFAGCFLGAYSSDIVAYAIGRYAGGRILASSRLYKIKFFNKNFSKERLGKLEMYFDKYGSKTLFFGRFVPFGVRNMLFMTAGLIKMKFKKFLLIDFIALVCTSSILFYLGYSFGENYRIIFPYLNRYKILIFILFIFIAILFNRKRIFYFWNKLFKKTFYSQL, from the coding sequence ATGGAATTATTAGCTACTATACTTACCAACGCGGCACCGTATGTGCATTTTATTTCCTTTGCCCTTCTCGTCCTGGCTGGATTCAGTTTCCCCATATCAGAGGATCTTGTATTTATTATTTCAGCCTCTATAGCAGCCACGATCATTCCTGAAAACACTTATTATATTTTTGCCGGATGCTTCCTGGGAGCCTATTCCAGTGACATTGTAGCATATGCCATTGGACGGTATGCCGGCGGAAGAATTCTTGCCAGCAGCAGACTATACAAAATCAAATTCTTTAATAAGAATTTTTCAAAAGAACGACTTGGGAAGCTGGAGATGTATTTTGATAAGTATGGCAGCAAAACCTTATTCTTCGGACGCTTTGTGCCATTTGGTGTAAGAAACATGCTTTTCATGACAGCGGGACTTATCAAAATGAAATTTAAGAAATTTCTCTTGATAGATTTCATAGCCCTGGTCTGCACTTCTTCTATTCTATTCTATCTGGGTTATTCTTTCGGGGAAAACTATCGGATCATCTTCCCCTATCTTAATCGATATAAAATTCTCATATTTATACTTTTTATTTTTATTGCAATACTATTCAACAGGAAACGTATTTTCTACTTCTGGAATAAGCTTTTTAAAAAAACATTTTATTCACAGTTGTAA
- a CDS encoding type II secretion system F family protein has protein sequence MIFHYQALNQKGDSVSDYIDASSESTARTKIRAQGLYLVKISRHDVVREESSHQEMGKIKILMERLSDEISIRFISKQIGLFSRQLATLLKAGMSLPHAITDIIDQIDNKHFRNVVADIKEKIEEGSSFSNALLRHRPIFSDMYVNMVRVGENLGSLDHVIERLAEMEEKKNILKSKVQAALYYPLFMFTFASIVVIFLMVSIIPAISEMFKDQNKDLPFSTEIVMFISDILKHFWFMIPVIIITAYYLFRRYIQTPEGRLKIDELKLKLPLIKNLYRKLLVLRFTQNLGILMNNKVDIIKSFEIVQKIVGNQVIEAKIAESSKKIREGSSISNALQKSDFLPRMVLGMIAAGEASDNLDTMLLNIGKVYETEIDLTITSLTSLIEPLIIIVMGIIIGVIVLSVMLPIMEMSLLVQ, from the coding sequence ATGATTTTTCATTACCAGGCACTGAACCAGAAGGGAGACAGCGTTTCCGACTATATTGATGCTTCGTCTGAATCTACGGCGCGGACAAAAATCAGGGCGCAGGGCCTATATCTGGTTAAAATCTCCCGGCATGATGTGGTCCGTGAAGAATCTTCCCATCAGGAAATGGGGAAAATAAAGATCCTCATGGAACGGTTAAGTGACGAGATAAGCATTCGTTTTATTTCAAAGCAAATTGGGCTGTTTTCGCGTCAACTGGCTACGCTTCTTAAGGCCGGGATGTCCCTGCCCCATGCCATTACCGATATCATCGACCAGATCGATAATAAACACTTCCGTAATGTTGTGGCCGATATTAAAGAAAAAATCGAGGAGGGTTCTTCTTTTTCAAACGCTCTGTTGCGTCATCGTCCCATTTTCTCGGACATGTATGTCAACATGGTCAGAGTAGGCGAAAACCTGGGTTCCCTGGATCATGTCATTGAACGCCTTGCAGAGATGGAGGAAAAAAAGAATATCCTGAAGAGCAAGGTTCAAGCCGCACTCTATTATCCTCTCTTCATGTTTACCTTTGCGTCCATCGTCGTCATCTTTCTCATGGTCAGCATCATTCCGGCCATTTCGGAAATGTTCAAAGACCAGAACAAGGACCTTCCCTTTTCCACGGAAATTGTCATGTTTATCAGCGATATACTGAAACACTTCTGGTTTATGATTCCCGTTATTATAATTACAGCGTATTACCTTTTCAGAAGATATATACAGACTCCTGAAGGACGGCTGAAAATCGATGAGTTGAAACTGAAACTTCCCCTGATTAAAAACCTGTATCGCAAACTGCTGGTCCTGCGTTTCACCCAGAACCTGGGCATACTTATGAATAATAAGGTTGATATTATAAAATCCTTTGAGATAGTTCAAAAAATTGTGGGAAACCAGGTGATTGAGGCAAAAATCGCCGAATCATCAAAAAAAATACGCGAAGGCTCTTCTATCTCCAATGCTCTTCAGAAAAGCGATTTTCTTCCCCGCATGGTCCTGGGAATGATAGCAGCCGGTGAAGCCAGCGATAATCTTGATACCATGCTTCTGAACATCGGGAAGGTCTATGAAACAGAAATTGATTTAACCATTACCAGTCTTACGAGCCTTATTGAGCCGCTGATTATCATCGTCATGGGTATTATTATCGGTGTAATTGTCCTTTCGGTTATGCTGCCTATTATGGAGATGAGCCTCCTGGTGCAATAA
- the gspG gene encoding type II secretion system protein GspG codes for MSGQEGMTLIEILIVVTIIAILGALVVPRFLDMPQKAKVTAAKQQMKNFEMGLQKYAFEKGNFPTTEEGLQVLVSEKIMKKIPQDPWGNEYQYRSPGENDPDFEIVSLGADGKEGGEGFNADLKSWE; via the coding sequence ATGTCCGGCCAAGAAGGTATGACCTTGATTGAAATCCTGATTGTTGTAACCATCATCGCTATCCTGGGAGCCCTGGTTGTACCGAGGTTCCTGGACATGCCGCAAAAAGCGAAAGTTACCGCTGCGAAACAACAGATGAAGAACTTTGAAATGGGACTGCAAAAATACGCCTTCGAAAAAGGAAACTTCCCTACTACCGAAGAGGGCCTGCAGGTTCTGGTTTCAGAAAAAATCATGAAGAAGATCCCGCAGGATCCCTGGGGAAATGAATACCAGTATCGTTCTCCCGGGGAGAATGACCCTGATTTCGAGATCGTGAGCCTGGGCGCTGACGGAAAGGAAGGGGGAGAAGGATTCAATGCCGATTTGAAGAGCTGGGAATAA
- the gspE gene encoding type II secretion system protein GspE — MAKTKHFGKILVEQNIITPEQLQEALLLQKNSSLRLGELLIKKGVCSQEQILKALGDHYGIDTQLHIEFDDPDNLFGNIPTHFLNKNRIVPFKKKGQYIHVALVDALNVQPLDDLKMLFPKFEFRTVLTIGDEIQRLIHTHYDVLKDETTHDVIEDLEESDFEILSSQISETEDISDMANDAPIIRLVNTIIKQAVNERASDIHIEPFEKDLIVRFRIDGILYQQFTPPKKYQGAVISRIKIMANLNIAENRLPQDGRIQLKISGKDIDIRVSIFPTHYGERVVLRLLNKTDMKFDLDSLGFSKRDLDVFNELIKKSHGVILVTGPTGSGKSTTLYSVLVRLNTHDVNILTVEDPIEYQLHGIGQMQVKPKIELTFSTGLRSILRQDPDIIMIGEIRDLETAEIAVQSALTGHQVFSTLHTNDAASGITRLLDMGIEPFLIASSVNAFLAQRLIRRICPHCKESYKPTPKVLSELNLKPSQLKQGKFYAGKGCDKCLNTGYSGRTGIYELLPVTTEIRRLIIKQTDSEEIKNLAISQGMQTLREDGLNKVIEGITSVEEVLRVT; from the coding sequence ATGGCAAAGACAAAACATTTTGGGAAAATACTGGTAGAGCAGAACATAATTACGCCTGAACAGCTGCAGGAGGCGCTGCTTCTTCAGAAAAATTCTTCGCTCAGGCTTGGTGAACTCCTTATAAAAAAAGGCGTCTGCAGCCAGGAACAGATTTTGAAAGCACTCGGTGATCACTATGGGATCGATACGCAACTTCATATCGAATTCGACGATCCTGACAATCTTTTCGGAAATATACCCACGCACTTTTTAAATAAAAACAGAATTGTTCCTTTCAAGAAAAAGGGACAATATATTCACGTCGCTCTCGTTGATGCCCTGAATGTCCAGCCCCTGGACGATCTTAAAATGCTTTTCCCTAAATTTGAATTCAGAACAGTACTTACCATAGGGGATGAGATTCAGCGGCTCATCCATACACACTATGACGTCCTGAAGGATGAAACAACCCACGATGTGATCGAAGACCTGGAAGAGTCCGATTTCGAAATACTTTCCAGCCAGATATCAGAGACAGAAGACATCTCTGACATGGCGAATGATGCGCCCATAATCAGGCTTGTAAATACAATTATAAAACAGGCAGTGAATGAACGGGCCAGTGATATCCACATAGAACCCTTTGAAAAAGACCTTATCGTTAGGTTCCGTATAGACGGTATACTCTATCAGCAGTTTACTCCGCCGAAAAAATATCAGGGAGCTGTCATTTCCCGGATAAAAATAATGGCCAACCTGAACATAGCGGAAAACCGTCTGCCGCAGGACGGACGCATACAGCTCAAGATCAGCGGCAAGGATATTGATATCAGGGTTTCCATTTTCCCCACCCACTATGGGGAACGGGTCGTGCTCAGGCTTCTCAATAAAACAGATATGAAGTTTGATCTTGACTCTCTGGGATTCTCAAAAAGGGATCTTGATGTATTCAATGAACTCATTAAAAAATCACATGGAGTCATCCTGGTAACAGGACCGACAGGAAGCGGCAAGAGCACAACTCTTTACAGCGTGCTCGTGCGTCTCAATACGCACGATGTTAATATTCTTACCGTTGAAGATCCCATCGAATATCAGCTGCACGGTATCGGACAGATGCAGGTCAAACCAAAGATAGAGCTCACCTTCTCAACGGGTCTGAGATCCATACTTCGCCAGGACCCTGACATTATAATGATCGGTGAGATTCGCGACCTGGAAACAGCTGAAATAGCGGTTCAGTCGGCACTGACGGGACACCAGGTTTTTTCAACACTTCACACCAACGATGCTGCCAGTGGAATAACCCGTCTCCTTGATATGGGCATTGAGCCTTTTCTCATAGCCTCATCGGTCAATGCGTTTCTTGCCCAGCGTCTTATACGTCGGATATGCCCACACTGCAAGGAGTCTTATAAACCGACACCCAAAGTACTTTCCGAGCTCAATCTAAAGCCGTCACAATTGAAACAAGGGAAATTTTATGCCGGGAAAGGTTGTGATAAATGTCTCAATACGGGATATTCCGGCCGTACCGGTATTTATGAACTATTACCGGTGACAACTGAAATAAGAAGACTGATTATTAAGCAGACCGACTCTGAAGAGATAAAAAATCTTGCCATAAGCCAGGGCATGCAGACCCTGCGTGAAGACGGACTTAATAAGGTTATCGAAGGAATTACATCGGTGGAAGAAGTTCTGAGGGTTACCTGA